Proteins from a genomic interval of Rosa chinensis cultivar Old Blush chromosome 2, RchiOBHm-V2, whole genome shotgun sequence:
- the LOC112186442 gene encoding formin-like protein 2 produces the protein MAALSTLTLIIFLLRFTTATCHRHLLHQPFFPVESNPPTQPPSPSPHSSQIPKMPFSSGSSSSSTPPDNNKPFFPSIKPTPPPPSPTALTSFPANISSILFPQPSSSSPHRHVIAIAVSVSVTAALIIAFAAAFLLHRRRRKLDPTSADDKASRTDSLRLFPPNTVTSDGVHKQRTTPNRTTENFLYLGTLSNAQGNDEQSVATTSNASSKFGVSSRSGSPYQKLGSPELTPLPPLPKDNFIRRSYKHELGSDDDEGEDEFFSPRGSSASPKNVAGASSDRVLKAVEGDNFGSRSFNSRTASYPCSKSASPVSSVSNTVSPQLNFSPTSLKSNSPDSVINFMAPSRPAPIPVAVSRSLSSSSTLSERVSGNVQSSPDFLTQMKQSLVRNNSAPKRFVPIRLPPPPPPPPPPRYWEASATPVANAGPPVLVTPSGARVVENTGPVLAGEPSQKNDIEEKSEETPRPKLKPLHWDKVRASSDRAMVWDQLKSSSFQLNEEMIETLFVVNNSNLTPKENARRQILPSLNQENRVLDPKKSQNIAILLRALNVTIDEVCEALLEGNSDSLGTELLESLLKMAPTKEEEWKLKEFKDESPFKLGPAEKFLKAVLDVPYAFKRVDAMLYIANFDSEVDYLKRSFETLEAACEELKNSRMFFKLLEAVLKTGNRMNVGTNRGDAHAFKLDTLLKLVDVKGTDGKTTLLHFVVQEIIRAEGSRLSGMNQDEMAESSQQSSFRDDVEFRKRGLQVVSGLSGELINVKKAAGMDSDVLSNEVAKIAGGITKIEEVVKLIEGSALKESSQKFFDSMNGFLKKASEEIVMIQAREKLAFCMVKEITEYFHGNSAKEEAHPFRIFTVVRDFLSILDQACKVVGKVNERTIVGSARQFPIVMNPTVPPVFPGASTKQHYGSSDDETLP, from the exons ATGGCAGCTCTCAGTACTCTCACTCTGATCATCTTCCTCCTCCGCTTCACCACCGCCACTTGTCACCGCCACCTCCTCCACCAGCCCTTCTTCCCAGTTGAATCAAACCCTCCAACCCAACCACCATCTCCCTCTCCTCACTCCTCTCAAATTCCCAAAATGCCCTTCTCCTCCGGCTCATCCTCCTCCTCGACGCCACCTGATAATAACAAACCCTTCTTTCCCTCCATCAAACCCACACCGCCTCCTCCCTCCCCAACAGCCCTCACCTCCTTCCCCGCCAACATTTCCTCCATCCTTTTCCCCCAACCCTCTTCCTCCTCCCCCCACCGCCACGTCATCGCCATCGCCGTCTCGGTCTCCGTCACCGCTGCACTCATCATCGCCTTCGCCGCTGCTTTTTTACTCCACCGCCGGCGCCGGAAGCTCGACCCGACCTCGGCCGACGACAAGGCCTCCAGAACCGACAGCCTCCGCCTGTTCCCGCCCAACACCGTCACCTCCGACGGAGTGCACAAGCAGCGTACCACGCCCAACAGAACCACCGAGAACTTCCTCTACCTCGGCACATTATCCAACGCTCAGGGAAACGACGAACAAAGCGTCGCCACCACGAGCAATGCCAGCTCCAAGTTCGGGGTTTCAAGCCGATCTGGCTCGCCGTATCAGAAGCTAGGCTCGCCGGAGCTGACGCCGCTTCCTCCACTTCCCAAGGACAATTTCATACGACGGAGCTACAAGCACGAACTGGGTTCCGACGATGATGAAGGGGAAGACGAGTTCTTTTCTCCGAGAGGGTCTTCTGCGAGTCCGAAAAACGTCGCCGGAGCAAGCTCAGATAGAGTGCTCAAGGCTGTAGAAGGCGACAACTTTGGAAGCAGGAGCTTCAATTCAAGAACTGCATCATACCCATGTTCAAAATCTGCTTCTCCGGTAAGTTCTGTGTCCAACACTGTCTCACCACAGTTGAACTTTAGTCCCACAAGCTTGAAATCGAACTCGCCGGACTCTGTGATCAATTTCATGGCACCGTCTCGGCCTGCTCCGATTCCGGTGGCAGTGTCCCGGTCATTGTCTTCGTCGTCTACTTTATCAGAGAGAGTTTCAGGGAATGTGCAGAGTTCCCCTGACTTTTTGACGCAGATGAAGCAGTCTCTAGTGAGAAACAATAGTGCTCCTAAGCGGTTTGTTCCAATAAGACTGCCTCCGCCGCCTCCTCCACCGCCACCACCCAGGTATTGGGAAGCTTCAGCGACTCCGGTGGCGAATGCAGGTCCACCTGTTCTTGTCACGCCTTCCGGGGCTCGTGTGGTTGAGAATACGGGACCAGTTTTGGCTGGTGAACCATCACAGAAGAATGACATTGAGGAAAAAAGTGAGGAAACTCCTAGGCCAAAGTTGAAGCCTTTACATTGGGACAAAGTTAGGGCCAGCTCAGACCGCGCTATGGTGTGGGATCAGTTAAAATCGAGCTCCTTTCA GCTGAATGAGGAAATGATCGAGACACTTTTTGTGGTAaacaattcaaatttgacaccAAAAGAAAATGCTCGGCGACAGATTCTGCCCTCTTTGAATCAGGAGAACCGTGTGCTGGATCCAAAGAAGTCTCAGAATATTGCAATTTTGTTGAGGGCGCTCAATGTTACCATTGATGAAGTCTGTGAGGCCCTCTTGGAAG GTAATTCAGATTCTCTCGGAACGGAACTTCTTGAAAGTTTATTAAAGATGGCTCCAACCAAAGAGGAAGAATGGAAGCTAAAAGAGTTCAAAGATGAATCACCATTTAAGCTTGGCCCAGCTGAGAAATTTCTGAAGGCAGTGCTTGATGTACCTTATGCATTTAAGAGGGTGGATGCAATGCTGTACATTGCCAATTTTGATTCAGAAGTAGACTATCTTAAAAGGTCTTTTGAGACATTGGAG GCAGCTTGTGAAGAATTGAAGAACAGCAGAATGTTCTTTAAGCTTCTTGAAGCGGTGCTCAAAACTGGGAACCGCATGAATGTCGGCACCAACCGTGGCGATGCTCATGCCTTCAAGCTCGACACACTCCTGAAGCTGGTAGATGTGAAGGGCACTGATGGAAAAACTACTCTGTTGCATTTTGTAGTACAGGAGATCATCAGAGCTGAAGGTTCTCGTCTTTCGGGCATGAATCAGGATGAAATGGCTGAGAGCAGTCAACAATCTTCTTTCCGGGATGATGTGGAGTTTAGGAAGCGTGGCCTGCAAGTTGTTTCAGGATTGAGTGGAGAGCTCATCAATGTAAAGAAAGCTGCTGGTATGGATTCGGATGTACTGAGCAACGAAGTAGCAAAGATTGCTGGGGGAATTACAAAGATTGAAGAAGTTGTAAAATTAATTGAAGGAAGTGCATTGAAGGAGAGTAGCCAGAAGTTCTTCGACTCCATGAATGGGTTCTTGAAGAAGGCAAGTGAAGAGATTGTGATGATTCAAGCTCGAGAGAAACTTGCATTCTGTATGGTGAAGGAAATAACAGAATATTTCCATGGGAACTCGGCTAAAGAAGAAGCTCATCCTTTCCGGATTTTCACGGTGGTGAGAGACTTCCTTTCAATTCTAGATCAGGCATGCAAGGTAGTTGGCAAAGTTAATGAAAGAACTATAGTTGGGTCTGCCCGTCAATTTCCAATTGTCATGAATCCAACCGTTCCACCAGTTTTTCCTGGAGCAAGTACAAAGCAGCATTATGGTTCCTCGGATGATGAAACCTTGCCTTGA